In Pectobacterium aroidearum, the following are encoded in one genomic region:
- a CDS encoding amino acid ABC transporter substrate-binding protein: MKKIRFALLTSALLATSVFAHADDLSDIKSAGVLKIGTEGTYAPYTYHDKSGQLVGFDVDIGRAVAEKLGVKAQFIEGRWDGLIAGIDAKRYDAVINQVGVTKERQAKYDFSKPYIDSKAVLVVRGDNTTLKDFSDLKGKKAAQSLTSNYSKQATSYGADIVPTDGFNQSLDLVLSGRADATLNDNLSFLDFKKQKPDANVKIAATSKDGEPSAILVRKNQAPLVEALNKALDEIKADGTYKTISVRYFGEDVSQ, encoded by the coding sequence ATGAAAAAAATACGTTTTGCTTTACTGACCAGCGCCCTGCTTGCTACCAGCGTATTCGCTCATGCCGATGACCTTAGCGACATCAAGTCCGCAGGCGTTCTCAAGATCGGCACAGAAGGCACCTACGCGCCTTACACCTATCATGATAAGTCAGGCCAGTTGGTTGGTTTCGATGTGGATATTGGCCGTGCGGTGGCAGAAAAACTCGGCGTGAAAGCCCAGTTTATTGAAGGGCGTTGGGACGGGTTAATCGCCGGTATTGATGCCAAGCGCTACGATGCGGTCATCAATCAGGTTGGCGTCACCAAAGAGCGTCAGGCCAAGTATGATTTCTCCAAGCCGTATATCGATTCCAAGGCGGTGCTGGTTGTCCGTGGCGATAACACCACCCTCAAAGATTTCAGCGATCTGAAAGGCAAAAAAGCAGCTCAGAGCCTGACCAGTAATTACTCTAAGCAAGCCACCAGCTACGGTGCGGACATTGTGCCGACGGACGGTTTTAACCAGTCGCTGGATCTGGTTCTCAGCGGTCGTGCTGACGCCACGTTAAACGATAATCTGTCATTCCTGGATTTCAAAAAGCAGAAACCGGATGCCAACGTGAAGATTGCCGCGACCTCAAAAGACGGCGAACCTTCCGCGATTCTGGTGCGCAAAAACCAGGCACCACTGGTGGAAGCCTTGAATAAAGCTCTGGATGAAATCAAAGCAGACGGCACCTATAAAACGATATCTGTGCGATACTTCGGGGAGGATGTTTCTCAATAA
- a CDS encoding type II toxin-antitoxin system antitoxin SocA domain-containing protein, translating to MGYSAIAVANAFIERAKHYGINDLSPMKLQKLVYFAHAWHLALTGKPLIDEPVCAWRYGPVVPSVYNAFRGYGSGHIPTPAVAYEYSQGVPFPIIPTVNDKESAHLIDAVMNTYGNQSAIFLSNLTHQTGSAWDVTKDDHRQGQISGCVIPNEVIRNTTRVQLGMNVDN from the coding sequence ATGGGTTATTCTGCAATTGCGGTTGCCAATGCCTTCATTGAGAGGGCTAAACATTATGGTATCAATGATTTATCTCCAATGAAGCTTCAAAAACTGGTTTACTTTGCCCATGCTTGGCATCTCGCTTTAACTGGAAAGCCTTTGATTGATGAACCTGTTTGTGCTTGGCGTTATGGTCCAGTGGTACCATCTGTTTACAATGCGTTCAGAGGTTATGGTTCAGGCCATATTCCTACTCCGGCAGTTGCCTATGAATATAGTCAGGGTGTTCCATTCCCAATAATACCGACCGTTAATGATAAAGAAAGTGCTCATCTTATTGATGCTGTAATGAATACTTATGGTAATCAGAGCGCAATCTTTCTTTCTAACCTAACTCATCAGACTGGTTCTGCATGGGACGTAACCAAGGACGATCATAGGCAAGGGCAGATTAGTGGTTGTGTGATTCCAAATGAAGTCATCCGAAATACTACTCGTGTTCAGTTGGGAATGAATGTTGACAACTGA
- a CDS encoding primase-helicase family protein, whose translation MTAETKAREAMSDALFSCLYRWVNGHIVDRDDTAMAAIRHPDDATRYGMLAKTLNRLVDSSQTTYEWLCDEGLIATDTKKQRENRIKLVGDVIGRNELKKQLCDDARIARVFPVPSDDEAVLSAVDRYVLGDGTSLRDEDVEKLEALNDTYTHVLAFGDHHIASMRANPVTGETHAFQTLNSFRNNFLDVPRVAGRRLGEAWLQWPGHSKRLAGVGFYPNPSLCPKNVYNLFSGLAIEPKPGDCMPYLNHLRDVICAGNDEAYRYLVGWLAHLFQKPEEKPSVAVVMKSIEGTGKGSMVRPIIEALGMYGIQVNGPGQIAGRFNGTIANKLFIFVDEAELTDSRAADRLKAIISEPTINLERKGKEPEPMPNYARFIFASNHDRVIRAGMRERRYLVLEPDGSRAQDREYFNQLYQWINNGGAGHLLAYLLGYDLSVFDPRRPPVTAALVDEKLASLPPAYQYLYQELWEGKPFNDQERIFAHELVGKFMVWGESHGEDLKEAAARSAIGKVMNRIGMSAVGRSDRGQGKYYEIPAVEELQERFAALIGESVEMVFPI comes from the coding sequence ATGACGGCAGAGACAAAAGCACGAGAAGCCATGTCTGATGCGCTATTTTCCTGCCTGTATCGCTGGGTGAATGGTCATATTGTTGATCGGGATGATACGGCAATGGCCGCTATCCGCCACCCAGACGATGCAACCCGCTACGGGATGCTGGCGAAGACATTAAACCGGCTGGTGGATTCCAGCCAAACCACCTATGAGTGGCTATGTGATGAAGGACTGATAGCGACCGACACTAAAAAGCAGCGGGAAAACCGCATCAAGCTGGTGGGTGATGTGATTGGCCGTAATGAGCTGAAAAAACAGCTTTGTGATGATGCCCGGATAGCGCGAGTGTTTCCCGTTCCGTCAGATGATGAGGCTGTGTTATCTGCTGTGGATCGGTACGTGCTGGGGGATGGTACATCACTGCGTGATGAGGACGTGGAGAAGTTGGAAGCCCTCAACGACACCTATACGCACGTTCTGGCATTCGGCGATCACCACATAGCCAGTATGAGGGCCAACCCAGTGACGGGGGAAACTCATGCTTTCCAGACGCTGAACTCATTCAGAAATAACTTTCTTGATGTTCCCAGAGTGGCGGGGCGTCGTTTGGGGGAAGCGTGGTTACAGTGGCCCGGTCACTCTAAACGCTTGGCGGGGGTTGGGTTCTATCCTAATCCCAGTCTATGCCCTAAAAACGTCTATAACCTGTTCAGTGGGTTGGCTATCGAGCCTAAACCCGGTGACTGTATGCCATACCTTAACCATCTGCGTGATGTGATATGCGCAGGTAATGACGAGGCATATCGCTACCTGGTGGGATGGCTGGCGCACCTGTTCCAGAAACCGGAAGAAAAACCCTCGGTGGCCGTGGTGATGAAGTCGATTGAGGGAACGGGGAAAGGATCAATGGTACGCCCGATTATCGAAGCGTTGGGCATGTACGGTATTCAGGTAAACGGGCCGGGACAAATCGCGGGACGGTTTAACGGTACGATCGCCAATAAGCTGTTTATTTTCGTTGATGAGGCCGAGTTAACCGATTCACGAGCGGCGGACAGGCTTAAGGCGATAATCAGTGAGCCAACAATCAACTTGGAGCGTAAAGGCAAGGAACCCGAACCCATGCCTAACTATGCCCGTTTCATCTTTGCCAGTAATCATGATCGGGTTATCCGTGCTGGTATGCGGGAGCGACGTTATCTGGTGCTGGAGCCAGACGGCTCAAGGGCGCAGGACAGGGAGTATTTCAACCAGTTGTACCAGTGGATCAATAACGGCGGCGCAGGTCACTTGCTGGCGTATCTGCTGGGATATGACCTGTCTGTGTTTGATCCACGTCGCCCACCTGTAACGGCGGCGCTGGTGGATGAGAAGCTAGCCAGCCTTCCTCCTGCGTACCAGTATTTGTATCAGGAGTTGTGGGAGGGTAAGCCGTTTAACGATCAGGAGCGTATTTTTGCCCATGAGCTGGTGGGTAAATTTATGGTATGGGGTGAATCGCACGGCGAAGACCTGAAAGAAGCGGCTGCACGGTCAGCTATCGGCAAGGTAATGAACCGTATTGGTATGTCAGCGGTAGGACGTTCAGATCGCGGGCAGGGGAAATATTACGAAATACCGGCTGTCGAAGAGTTGCAGGAACGCTTTGCAGCGCTGATTGGCGAATCGGTTGAAATGGTTTTCCCTATATAA
- a CDS encoding ASCH domain-containing protein, translated as MSKQGLEQYPDALRWSFGDNPALADELLQLVLEGHKTATCSSYHAFKNEETPQVGDYNIVLDGAGQPSCVIRTRSLTLVRYCDVTAEMASKEGEGDKSLTFWREGHQTFFEREGTFAPDMLLVFEEFELIEVF; from the coding sequence ATGAGTAAGCAAGGATTAGAGCAATACCCAGATGCGCTGCGCTGGTCATTTGGTGACAACCCCGCGCTGGCGGATGAATTGCTGCAACTGGTACTGGAAGGGCATAAAACCGCAACCTGTAGCTCGTATCACGCGTTTAAAAACGAGGAAACGCCACAGGTCGGCGATTACAACATCGTTCTGGACGGTGCCGGACAGCCCTCCTGCGTGATTCGGACGCGCTCGTTAACGCTGGTGCGCTACTGCGACGTCACCGCCGAGATGGCGTCGAAAGAAGGCGAAGGCGACAAAAGCCTGACTTTCTGGCGCGAAGGCCATCAGACGTTTTTCGAACGAGAAGGCACCTTCGCCCCGGATATGCTGCTGGTGTTTGAAGAATTTGAGCTGATCGAGGTGTTTTGA
- a CDS encoding site-specific integrase, which produces MAGGTNKLSDTSLRKMVGRESPGDSFYADGDGLSIKVSKIGIMTWYFTFRIGGRSAAPQRIKLGNYPDLSLKAARDKREQCRAWLAEGKNPRHQLSITTQESLKPVTVKEALEYWIREYATHKRANVGKHIEQLKKHIYPYIGDYPLSMCETRHWLECFSRVRSEAPVAAGYLLQMCKQALKFCRVHRYAESNALNDLTIDDVGRKQNKRDREHTRQELADIWRESSGQRFKPYYASLLHLLVVFGCRTQELRFSRISEWDLGDWVWTVPREHSKGGEKIVRPIPEAIRPFVVALCDQHKDSGLLLGEIKTPEAVSQWGRGIYKRLGHSEPWTLHDLRRTFATTLNNMGIAPHVVEQLLGHTLGGVMAVYNRSQYLPEKLDALNKWMDRLSLLSGNHENIILMKVAK; this is translated from the coding sequence ATGGCTGGTGGAACAAACAAACTAAGTGACACATCGCTGCGCAAGATGGTGGGGAGAGAAAGCCCCGGAGATAGCTTCTATGCCGATGGTGATGGGTTAAGTATCAAAGTCTCTAAGATTGGTATCATGACCTGGTATTTCACATTCCGGATTGGTGGCCGTTCGGCTGCACCTCAGCGAATAAAGTTGGGTAACTATCCTGATCTATCCCTTAAAGCAGCCAGAGATAAGCGGGAGCAATGCCGCGCCTGGTTAGCTGAAGGTAAAAATCCACGCCACCAGTTAAGCATCACTACGCAAGAAAGTCTTAAGCCGGTTACTGTTAAAGAAGCGTTGGAATATTGGATCAGAGAGTATGCAACCCACAAACGCGCCAATGTTGGTAAGCACATTGAGCAACTAAAAAAACATATTTACCCCTACATCGGTGATTATCCGCTTTCAATGTGTGAAACCCGCCATTGGTTGGAGTGTTTCAGCCGTGTGAGGTCTGAGGCTCCCGTCGCTGCTGGCTATCTTCTCCAGATGTGCAAACAGGCGCTTAAATTCTGCCGAGTGCATCGCTATGCAGAGAGTAACGCCCTTAACGATCTGACCATTGATGATGTAGGAAGAAAGCAGAATAAGCGCGATAGGGAGCATACGAGGCAGGAGCTGGCTGATATCTGGCGAGAGAGTTCTGGGCAAAGATTTAAACCCTACTACGCTTCACTGCTGCATCTGCTGGTGGTGTTTGGTTGCAGAACGCAGGAATTACGTTTTTCTCGGATCAGCGAATGGGATTTAGGGGATTGGGTTTGGACTGTGCCGAGAGAACACAGCAAGGGTGGAGAAAAGATAGTGCGGCCTATTCCGGAAGCTATCCGGCCATTTGTTGTGGCGTTGTGCGATCAGCACAAAGATAGCGGCCTACTGCTGGGAGAGATAAAGACGCCGGAAGCTGTCAGCCAGTGGGGAAGGGGTATCTACAAGCGTCTGGGACATTCAGAACCGTGGACGCTTCACGATTTGCGCCGAACGTTCGCCACCACGCTAAATAATATGGGTATCGCTCCCCATGTTGTTGAACAACTGCTGGGGCATACGTTGGGTGGTGTCATGGCGGTTTACAACCGTAGCCAGTACCTACCAGAAAAACTCGACGCACTGAATAAATGGATGGATAGGCTTTCCCTGCTATCTGGAAATCATGAAAACATTATTTTGATGAAGGTAGCAAAATGA
- a CDS encoding isocitrate lyase/phosphoenolpyruvate mutase family protein has product MNFTERHHQSPPLLIANVWDASSAIAAQHAGYQALGTSSAAIAAMLGYEDGEAMSFDELLYIVTRIKSVSHLPLSVDVEAGFGRTASEITVNLKRLASLGVVGVNLEDSRVVNGVRQLDDAVAFSRTLKEIRHALTIENDQLFFNIRTDTFLLGHEQALQETLLRGRLYEEAGADGLFVPCLTSENDIAIISREINLPLNVMCMPDLPAFDRLKTLGVNRLSMGNFVHSAIQSTFKNIMLTIQSQQSFAGVFVDESSR; this is encoded by the coding sequence ATGAACTTCACTGAACGTCATCATCAAAGCCCCCCCTTACTCATCGCCAATGTCTGGGATGCGAGCAGTGCTATTGCCGCTCAGCATGCAGGCTATCAAGCCCTGGGAACCTCAAGCGCAGCCATTGCCGCTATGTTAGGTTACGAGGACGGAGAAGCGATGTCATTTGATGAATTGCTATACATCGTCACGCGTATCAAATCCGTCAGTCACCTACCATTAAGCGTTGATGTTGAAGCAGGGTTTGGTAGAACAGCAAGTGAGATCACCGTTAATCTTAAGCGTCTCGCCTCACTCGGCGTGGTTGGTGTAAACCTTGAGGATAGCAGGGTGGTTAATGGTGTCAGACAACTTGATGATGCCGTAGCCTTTAGCAGAACATTAAAAGAGATTCGTCATGCGTTGACCATAGAGAATGACCAATTGTTCTTTAATATTCGTACTGATACTTTTCTTCTTGGTCATGAGCAGGCACTACAGGAAACACTATTACGCGGTCGCTTATATGAAGAGGCTGGTGCAGACGGCCTTTTTGTTCCATGCCTAACATCTGAAAATGATATTGCGATCATTTCTCGGGAGATTAATTTGCCACTCAACGTCATGTGCATGCCAGACCTCCCGGCTTTCGACAGGCTGAAGACGCTCGGTGTCAATCGCCTCTCTATGGGTAATTTTGTTCATTCCGCCATTCAATCAACCTTTAAAAACATAATGCTCACTATCCAGTCGCAACAGTCATTTGCAGGAGTATTTGTTGATGAAAGTTCTCGATAA
- a CDS encoding amino acid ABC transporter permease — protein sequence MPPWLQLMADSFWSLLSAGLKFTVPLAILSFIFGLALGIIIALVRLYGPKPLKWLGDFYVWVIRGTPLLVQLFLIFYGLPSAGITLDAFPAALIGFTISVGAYSSEIVRGAILSVPKGQWNAAYSLGMNGRQAIRWVIFPQSVFVSLPPLSNTFISLIKDTSLAAVITVPEMFLSAQRIVSVTYEPLILYVEAALIYLMFSTVLSQLQVKLEKYYQRHITH from the coding sequence ATGCCGCCTTGGCTACAACTCATGGCAGACTCCTTTTGGAGTCTGCTTTCTGCGGGACTTAAATTTACTGTCCCTCTGGCGATTCTGTCTTTCATCTTTGGCTTAGCCCTCGGCATTATCATCGCGCTGGTTCGCCTTTATGGCCCCAAGCCGCTGAAATGGCTGGGTGATTTCTACGTTTGGGTCATTCGTGGCACACCGTTACTAGTGCAGCTTTTCCTGATTTTTTATGGTCTGCCCAGCGCGGGGATTACTCTGGATGCCTTCCCTGCTGCACTCATTGGTTTCACCATCAGCGTGGGCGCTTATAGCTCGGAGATCGTCCGTGGGGCCATTTTGTCTGTCCCGAAAGGCCAATGGAATGCCGCCTATTCTCTCGGTATGAACGGCAGGCAGGCGATTCGTTGGGTTATCTTCCCGCAATCCGTTTTTGTGTCACTACCGCCGCTCTCCAATACGTTTATTTCCTTAATCAAGGATACGTCGCTGGCCGCAGTGATCACGGTACCTGAGATGTTTTTATCCGCTCAACGCATCGTTTCCGTGACCTATGAGCCTCTGATTCTGTATGTCGAGGCTGCGCTGATTTATCTGATGTTCAGCACCGTGCTGAGCCAGCTACAGGTTAAGCTCGAAAAGTATTATCAGCGCCACATCACACACTAA
- a CDS encoding methylated-DNA--[protein]-cysteine S-methyltransferase: MKVLDNDQCDVWYQALLERDSGYTGVFFVGVITTGVFCISVCRARKPKRENVEFYKDVKSALDAGFRPCKVCRPTENAHSAPRLIEQALELVRANPKTRISDIELRKHDISPERVRRWFLQNHGITFQAFQRMQRVNIALQELKGGRNATEVAFDSGYESLSGFGYTYKRLTGVSPTEQSQMIMIHRFTTPLGPMFVCATERGVCLLEFTDRRMLETEFRDLQRLLNARIMSGENNHTRQTEKEISEYFSGTRQQFTLLLDTPGSDFQRTVWQELRAVPYGKTSHYQALSGLIGKPNAVRAVAAANGANRVAIVIPCHRIIGKDGTMTGYGGGIARKKWLIEHEKTMLNHPTES; the protein is encoded by the coding sequence ATGAAAGTTCTCGATAATGACCAGTGCGATGTCTGGTATCAGGCACTACTTGAGCGCGATTCAGGCTATACGGGGGTATTTTTCGTTGGTGTAATCACAACGGGCGTATTTTGTATTTCCGTATGCCGGGCACGAAAACCGAAACGTGAAAATGTCGAGTTTTATAAGGATGTTAAATCTGCGCTGGATGCAGGATTTCGCCCCTGCAAAGTGTGCAGACCAACGGAAAACGCGCATAGCGCACCACGTTTAATTGAACAAGCGCTTGAACTCGTGCGCGCCAATCCTAAAACACGTATCAGCGACATAGAGCTTCGTAAACACGACATCAGCCCAGAGCGGGTTCGGCGGTGGTTTCTGCAAAATCACGGTATTACCTTTCAGGCTTTCCAGCGCATGCAGCGAGTGAATATCGCACTTCAGGAACTCAAAGGTGGGCGTAATGCGACCGAGGTGGCATTTGATAGCGGCTACGAATCATTAAGCGGTTTTGGCTACACCTATAAACGTCTCACTGGCGTGAGCCCAACCGAACAAAGCCAGATGATTATGATTCACCGTTTTACCACGCCGCTCGGCCCGATGTTTGTTTGTGCCACCGAACGTGGTGTTTGCCTGCTGGAATTTACTGACCGTCGCATGCTGGAGACCGAATTTCGCGATCTTCAGCGCTTGCTCAATGCTCGAATAATGTCAGGTGAAAATAATCATACCCGGCAAACAGAAAAAGAGATTAGCGAGTATTTTTCAGGCACACGCCAACAGTTTACTCTTTTGCTCGATACTCCAGGCAGTGACTTTCAGCGTACCGTTTGGCAGGAACTACGTGCTGTTCCTTATGGCAAAACCTCGCACTATCAGGCGCTTTCCGGGCTGATAGGGAAACCCAATGCGGTACGAGCGGTAGCTGCGGCGAACGGTGCAAACCGGGTAGCGATCGTCATTCCCTGCCACAGAATTATCGGCAAGGATGGCACGATGACAGGCTATGGCGGCGGTATTGCGCGCAAAAAATGGCTCATTGAGCATGAAAAAACAATGCTTAATCATCCGACGGAAAGCTAA
- a CDS encoding DUF6387 family protein, producing MSMRIKSKRDLPKEFDLSKYEGLESMPDKDLFRQLYWRLDWKDGGFDDELATYYMEHGKNLPLFDHDPFGEIKLEVSSAYYEQNKESEDFKKRYHDHYQDKKTLSTGYGVGLLSRMEVMYLSQASDHKGRRKGKPFCIPDDEVREMLKDDPANHGLVMSHASESVNVVIEGINLYTSVDLSVPDEILLGDFKKLLPKWREELGIEAEEIKLTNLWSVVRKKIIEYNVLPYIDLLTWARIKGVSIPGGVLAVSLFPDGEKEQFAIVQTIRPFIDRLMTYESLEKIKREISKE from the coding sequence ATGAGCATGAGAATTAAAAGTAAAAGAGATTTGCCAAAAGAGTTTGACCTCTCAAAATATGAAGGGTTGGAGTCAATGCCCGATAAAGACCTTTTTAGACAGTTATATTGGCGACTAGATTGGAAAGATGGAGGTTTTGATGATGAACTTGCAACATATTATATGGAGCACGGGAAAAATTTACCTCTGTTTGACCATGATCCATTTGGAGAAATAAAGCTTGAAGTTTCTAGCGCTTATTATGAACAGAACAAAGAATCTGAGGACTTCAAAAAAAGATATCATGACCATTATCAGGATAAGAAAACATTATCCACCGGCTATGGAGTTGGCCTGCTTTCTCGAATGGAAGTTATGTATCTTTCACAAGCAAGCGATCATAAGGGGAGAAGGAAGGGTAAGCCTTTCTGCATTCCCGATGACGAAGTAAGAGAGATGTTAAAGGATGACCCCGCTAATCACGGGCTGGTGATGTCACATGCTTCAGAGTCTGTTAATGTAGTTATTGAAGGCATTAATCTCTACACTTCAGTTGACTTGTCTGTTCCTGATGAAATATTGCTGGGTGATTTTAAAAAACTATTACCAAAATGGCGTGAAGAATTAGGAATTGAAGCCGAGGAAATAAAATTGACCAACTTATGGTCGGTCGTTCGAAAAAAAATAATTGAATATAACGTACTTCCTTACATTGATTTGCTTACGTGGGCTCGAATCAAAGGTGTATCTATTCCCGGTGGAGTGCTTGCGGTTTCGCTTTTCCCTGATGGAGAAAAAGAACAATTTGCTATCGTTCAGACCATCAGACCTTTTATAGATAGATTGATGACTTATGAATCCTTAGAAAAAATCAAAAGAGAAATTTCTAAAGAATAA
- a CDS encoding phage antirepressor KilAC domain-containing protein produces the protein MSIVIPGTEPLRMTSREIAELTGKEHKNVNADIRRMLDELGEDALKFQRIYPDSMNRQQTEYYLDREHTECLITGYSAILRMRVIKRLRELENASVLPADYPQALRHAADLAEKTLRLQSQLVEAVPKIDFADRVSEISKGISIPNYAKAVGLGPIKLFEWMRSQGILITGGQRHNLPMQRFIDSGYFAVRQGTYETNGEVRASFTTMLTGKGEQWLTKKLIAGGVLGEVPNADVE, from the coding sequence ATGAGCATTGTTATCCCAGGCACCGAACCGTTAAGAATGACGAGCAGGGAAATTGCCGAACTGACAGGCAAAGAGCACAAGAACGTCAATGCCGATATTCGCCGTATGCTAGATGAGCTGGGAGAAGATGCGCTGAAATTTCAGCGTATCTATCCCGACAGCATGAATCGCCAGCAGACGGAGTACTATCTAGACCGCGAGCACACCGAATGTCTCATCACTGGCTACAGTGCCATTCTCCGTATGCGTGTAATCAAACGCCTCCGAGAGCTGGAGAACGCCAGTGTATTACCTGCCGATTATCCACAGGCATTACGCCATGCCGCAGACCTAGCAGAAAAGACGTTGAGACTTCAAAGCCAACTTGTTGAGGCCGTACCAAAAATTGACTTTGCTGATCGCGTTTCTGAAATCAGCAAGGGTATTTCCATTCCTAATTACGCTAAAGCGGTGGGGCTTGGCCCTATCAAGCTGTTTGAGTGGATGCGTAGCCAGGGGATTCTTATCACTGGTGGTCAGCGTCACAACTTACCAATGCAACGGTTTATAGACAGTGGATATTTCGCCGTTCGTCAAGGGACGTATGAAACCAATGGGGAGGTAAGGGCATCGTTTACAACGATGCTGACGGGCAAAGGAGAGCAGTGGTTAACGAAAAAACTGATCGCTGGTGGTGTATTGGGGGAGGTGCCAAATGCTGATGTTGAATAA
- a CDS encoding endonuclease/exonuclease/phosphatase family protein — protein sequence MKIRIASYNVENLFHRSAILNLPDSKQIDALLQQVRQFQHLLEQPQYDDALKDRVFRLSIALRPYIDIRTDAGTLGRWKKEDAGTGFRINKSCHGRGDWIGEIVFKAQEFSSQQRKNTGKIITLLNADILCAVEVENMDVLRDFNNQVLGDSKFSQFVMIDSPNDPRGIDVACLTRYRIAQLRTHIFDAGKRFDPVFSRDCLEVTLDAGLKQPIYILCNHFKSQSGQTEEERQRGAEKRRDQAERVAEIVQQTYDLKKDYVVILGDLNEDSSNPWHSLAPLFSLSDLHPVIDPERPEKERYTYYFAGGKKGARLNQLDYIFLSAPLHQAVVEWGVERRGIYNIDKIAAEEGAEPVTPLPEVTSWDTAASDHAALWVEVDIT from the coding sequence ATGAAGATCCGTATCGCCAGCTATAACGTCGAGAACCTGTTCCACCGTAGCGCGATTCTCAACCTCCCCGATTCCAAACAGATTGACGCCTTGTTGCAGCAGGTCAGGCAGTTTCAGCATCTTCTTGAACAGCCTCAATATGACGATGCCCTGAAAGATCGAGTGTTCCGCCTTTCTATCGCACTGCGCCCTTATATTGATATCCGTACTGACGCAGGCACGTTGGGGCGATGGAAAAAGGAGGACGCCGGCACCGGATTCAGGATCAACAAAAGCTGCCATGGTCGTGGAGATTGGATCGGCGAAATCGTGTTTAAGGCGCAGGAGTTCAGCAGTCAGCAGCGTAAGAATACGGGCAAGATTATTACCCTGCTTAATGCCGACATTCTGTGCGCCGTTGAGGTCGAAAATATGGACGTCCTGCGTGATTTCAACAATCAGGTACTGGGGGACAGTAAATTCAGCCAGTTCGTGATGATCGACAGCCCGAACGATCCGCGCGGTATTGATGTCGCCTGCCTGACGCGCTATCGGATTGCTCAGCTCCGCACGCATATTTTTGATGCCGGAAAGCGTTTCGATCCCGTATTTAGCCGTGATTGTCTCGAAGTGACGCTGGATGCCGGTCTCAAACAGCCGATTTATATTCTATGTAACCATTTCAAAAGCCAGAGCGGTCAAACGGAAGAAGAGCGGCAGCGTGGGGCAGAGAAGCGTCGCGATCAGGCCGAACGCGTCGCGGAGATTGTGCAACAGACTTACGATCTCAAGAAGGACTACGTGGTCATTCTCGGCGATTTGAATGAAGATTCGTCAAACCCCTGGCACAGTTTGGCTCCGCTGTTTTCTCTGTCGGATTTACACCCAGTTATCGACCCTGAACGCCCGGAAAAAGAGCGCTACACCTACTATTTTGCTGGCGGAAAGAAAGGGGCTCGGTTAAACCAACTGGACTACATTTTTTTATCTGCGCCGCTGCATCAGGCGGTGGTGGAGTGGGGTGTCGAGCGTCGTGGCATTTATAATATCGACAAGATTGCCGCCGAAGAGGGCGCGGAACCCGTTACGCCGCTACCCGAAGTTACCTCATGGGACACGGCTGCGTCCGACCATGCCGCGCTCTGGGTAGAAGTGGATATTACCTGA
- a CDS encoding AlpA family phage regulatory protein: protein MNQFKHHQQPAERVIREAECRQLTGICRTTRYIMEKEGVFPARRKLGGRSVGWMLSEILEWQRQQPKVTTHPIA, encoded by the coding sequence ATGAACCAATTCAAACATCACCAGCAGCCAGCAGAACGAGTAATCCGCGAGGCTGAATGTCGCCAGTTGACCGGAATTTGTCGTACCACGCGTTACATAATGGAAAAAGAAGGGGTATTCCCCGCACGCCGCAAACTTGGTGGGCGCTCTGTGGGGTGGATGCTTTCCGAAATATTGGAATGGCAGCGCCAGCAGCCAAAAGTAACAACACATCCTATCGCGTGA